A single Struthio camelus isolate bStrCam1 chromosome 8, bStrCam1.hap1, whole genome shotgun sequence DNA region contains:
- the LOC104152655 gene encoding pancreatic alpha-amylase → MQVLLLLAAVGFCWAQYNPNTQPGRTSIVHLFEWRWADIALECERYLAPYGFGGVQVSPPNENVIITNPYRPWWERYQPVSYKLCTRSGNENEFRDMVTRCNNVGVRIYVDAVVNHMCGSGAGSGTHSTCGSYFNAGNRDFPAVPYSGWDFNDGKCRTGSGEIENYGDASQVRDCRLVGLLDLALEKDYVRSTVAGYMNHLIDIGVAGFRLDAAKHMWPGDIKAFLDKLHNLNTNWFSSGSRPFIYQEVIDLGGEPITCSQYFGNGRVTEFKYGAKLGTVIRKWNGEKMAYLKNWGEGWGFVPSDRALVFVDNHDNQRGHGAGGASILTFWDARLYKMAVGFMLAHPYGFTRVMSSFRWPRHFENGKDVNDWYGPPSNSDGSTKSVTINADSTCGNDWVCEHRWRQIRNMVIFRNVVDGEPFSNWWDNNSNQVAFGRGSKGFIVFNNDDWHMNVDLYTGLPAGTYCDVISGQKEGSRCTGIQVYVSGNGKANFQISNNAEDPFIAIHVGAKL, encoded by the exons ATGCAAGTCCTCCTCCTGCTCGCAGCTGTTGGGTTTTGCTGGGCCCAGTACAACCCCAATACTCAGCCTGGGAGGACCTCTATTGTGCATCTCTTTGAATGGCGCTGGGCTGATATTGCTCTTGAGTGCGAACGCTATCTAGCACCTTATGGATTTGGAGGAGTTCAG GTTTCGCCTCCAAATGAAAACGTGATTATTACTAACCCCTACAGACCCTGGTGGGAAAGATACCAGCCAGTCAGCTACAAGCTCTGCACTCgctcaggaaatgaaaatgaatttagaGACATGGTGACCAGATGCAACAATGTTGGA GTTCGTATCTATGTGGATGCGGTTGTCAACCACATGTGTGGATCTGGGGCTGGCTCCGGCACCCATTCTACCTGCGGAAGCTACTTTAATGCTGGGAACAGAGACTTTCCAGCTGTGCCATACTCTGGCTGGGATTTCAATGATGGTAAATGCAGAACTGGAAGTGGAGAAATTGAAAATTACGGTGATGCTTCTCAG GTCCGGGACTGCCGCTTGGTTGGCCTTCTGGATTTGGCTCTGGAGAAGGACTATGTGCGCTCCACTGTTGCTGGGTATATGAATCACCTCATTGATATTGGCGTAGCAGGCTTCCGGCTTGATGCTGCCAAGCATATGTGGCCTGGGGACATAAAAGCGTTCCTAGACAAGCTGCACAACCTAAACACTAACTGGTTTTCTTCAGGATCTAGACCTTTCATTTACCAAGag GTAATTGACTTGGGTGGAGAGCCGATCACATGCAGTCAGTACTTTGGAAATGGCCGAGTGACAGAATTCAAATACGGTGCAAAGCTGGGGACGGTGATCCGCAAGTGGAATGGCGAAAAGATGGCCTACTTAAA GAACTGGGGAGAAGGCTggggctttgtgccttctgacAGAGCCCTGGTCTTTGTGGATAATCACGATAACCAGCGAGGTCACGGGGCTGGTGGAGCTTCGATTCTAACCTTCTGGGATGCCAG GCTTTACAAAATGGCAGTTGGTTTCATGCTGGCTCATCCATATGGGTTCACGCGGGTAATGTCAAGCTTTAGGTGGCCAagacattttgaaaatggaaag GATGTTAATGACTGGTACGGACCACCAAGTAACTCAGATGGCTCAACGAAATCCGTTACAATTAATGCGGACTCCACCTGTGGCAACGACTGGGTTTGTGAACATCGCTGGCGTCAAATAAG GAACATGGTTATCTTCCGTAACGTGGTGGATGGTGAGCCTTTCTCCAACTGGTGGGACAACAACAGCAATCAGGTGGCTTTTGGACGTGGTAGTAAAGGATTCATCGTCTTTAATAATGATGATTG GCACATGAATGTGGATTTGTACACGGGACTGCCTGCTGGGACCTACTGTGATGTCATTTCTGGACAGAAGGAGGGCAGCAGGTGTACTGGAATACAGGTGTACGTTTCTGGTAATGGAAAGGCCAACTTCCAGATCAGTAACAATGCTGAAGACCCATTCATTGCAATTCACGTTGGTGCTAAATTGTAA